A genomic window from Blattabacterium cuenoti includes:
- a CDS encoding MIP/aquaporin family protein, translating to MIKIYAEIIGTMILVFLGNGVVANLVLNKTKGHGNGGWLTITIGWALAVFIGILVSYPYSGGHLNPSITIGLAIVGKFNWKLVPSYIVSQFIGSMLGSLLVWILYKDHFLETKKEQDKLSVFATVPSIKKFYSNFLSEILVTFIFIFLNLYLSEKIIFFQEGKSPILVAVLSSLVLLAIGLSLGGTTGYAMNPARDLGPRIIYTLLPIPGKVKRHWNYSLIPGLGPIFGSCFASILYLFLSS from the coding sequence ATGATAAAAATATATGCAGAAATTATCGGAACAATGATTTTAGTTTTTTTAGGAAATGGAGTAGTAGCTAATTTAGTTTTAAATAAAACTAAAGGACATGGGAATGGAGGATGGTTAACTATTACTATTGGTTGGGCTTTAGCAGTTTTTATAGGAATTTTAGTTTCTTATCCTTATAGTGGTGGACATTTAAATCCATCTATAACAATAGGATTGGCTATAGTTGGAAAGTTTAATTGGAAGTTAGTCCCTTCTTATATTGTTTCTCAATTTATTGGATCTATGTTAGGATCTTTATTAGTTTGGATTTTATATAAAGATCATTTTTTAGAAACGAAAAAAGAACAAGATAAATTATCTGTTTTTGCTACAGTTCCTTCTATTAAAAAATTTTATTCTAATTTTTTAAGTGAAATATTAGTGACTTTTATTTTTATTTTTTTAAATTTATATCTTTCAGAAAAAATTATTTTTTTTCAGGAAGGAAAATCTCCAATATTAGTAGCCGTTTTATCTTCTTTAGTATTATTAGCAATTGGATTATCTTTAGGAGGAACTACTGGTTATGCTATGAATCCTGCTCGTGATTTAGGTCCAAGAATTATATATACACTTTTACCTATACCTGGAAAGGTAAAAAGACATTGGAATTATTCGTTGATACCTGGATTAGGTCCTATTTTTGGTAGTTGTTTTGCATCTATTTTATATTTATTTTTATCATCTTAA
- a CDS encoding alpha-ketoacid dehydrogenase subunit alpha/beta → MNKNNNKNRSIYYDEIGFSFQFSQKMILNDYKLAIISRETSILGRKEVLNGRAKFGIFGDGKEIPQLAMAKVFKNGDFRSGYYRDQTFMMAIGVLTVKNFFSQLYAHSDLEAEPVSSGRMMPSHFGTRLLNKDGSWINIINKKNSSADISSTAAQMPRLLGLAQASKIYKNLNILKKTHKKFSNNGNEVAFGTIGNASISEGLFWETVNAASVLQIPIILSIWDDEYGISVSNKYQFSKKNISDILSGFQRNNKENGIEIFRVNGSNYIDLIKTYIQADKIAREEHVPVIIHITDLTQPQGHSTSSSHERYKSKKRLEWEKNNDGIKKFKEWILNFRFKTDQLHNNNIKDILNKIDFEAKEYVHHEQKMAWIDFQNPIKKIKNEAITFLQKIQLTYPYKTKIKTYVQKLQNKNLYTKKSIFSIVRRSLYLIYEEDTYQKNCLIKWLKKKYKIEQDNYSSHLYSISEQSRLTSTEVFPIYKENIKNKVDGRIVLRENFDKLLELYPDLLIFGEDVGKIGDVNQGLEGLQKKYGEIRIFDTGIRESTIVGQGIGLAMRGLRPIVEIQYIDYLLYALQIMSDDLACLQYRTKGGQKSPVIIRTRGHRLEGIWHSGSPMGGIINYLRGLLVLVPRNMVKAAGFYNNLLDRDDPALVIECLNGYRIKEKLPENLGYFKTPIGIVEITRKGKDITIVTYGSTWRIVHEAAEKLFKIKNIELEIIDLQSLLPFDIKKDIKKSLKKTNRLVIIDEDVPGGASAYILQKILEEQNGYYYLDSPPVTITAKEHRPPYGSDGDYFSKPSVENIIEKILQIMQFN, encoded by the coding sequence ATGAATAAAAATAATAATAAAAATAGGAGTATCTATTATGATGAGATAGGTTTTTCTTTTCAATTTTCTCAAAAAATGATTTTAAATGATTATAAATTAGCTATAATTAGTCGTGAAACTAGTATTTTAGGACGTAAAGAGGTATTAAATGGTAGAGCTAAATTTGGAATATTTGGAGATGGAAAAGAAATTCCTCAATTAGCTATGGCTAAAGTTTTTAAAAATGGAGATTTTAGATCTGGATATTACAGAGATCAAACTTTTATGATGGCTATTGGGGTTTTAACTGTAAAAAATTTTTTTTCTCAATTATATGCACATTCTGATTTAGAAGCAGAACCTGTTTCTTCTGGTAGAATGATGCCTTCTCATTTTGGAACAAGATTACTTAATAAAGATGGTAGTTGGATAAATATTATAAATAAAAAAAATTCTAGTGCTGATATTTCTTCTACAGCAGCTCAAATGCCTAGATTATTAGGTCTAGCTCAAGCTTCTAAAATTTATAAAAATTTAAATATTTTAAAAAAAACACACAAAAAATTTTCGAATAATGGAAATGAAGTAGCTTTTGGAACTATTGGAAACGCTAGTATATCTGAAGGATTATTTTGGGAAACAGTTAATGCCGCTTCAGTATTACAAATTCCAATTATACTTTCTATTTGGGATGATGAATATGGAATATCCGTTTCGAATAAGTATCAATTTTCAAAGAAAAATATTAGTGATATTTTATCTGGATTTCAAAGAAATAACAAAGAAAATGGAATAGAAATTTTTCGTGTTAATGGATCTAATTATATAGATTTAATAAAAACTTATATACAAGCAGATAAAATTGCACGAGAAGAACATGTTCCAGTTATTATACATATAACAGATTTAACTCAACCTCAAGGACATTCTACTTCTTCTTCTCATGAAAGATATAAATCTAAAAAACGTTTAGAATGGGAAAAAAATAATGATGGAATAAAAAAATTTAAAGAATGGATTTTAAATTTTCGATTTAAAACAGATCAATTACATAATAATAATATTAAAGATATTTTAAATAAAATAGATTTTGAAGCAAAAGAATATGTTCATCATGAACAAAAAATGGCTTGGATAGATTTTCAAAATCCAATTAAAAAAATTAAAAATGAAGCTATAACTTTTTTGCAAAAAATACAATTAACATATCCTTATAAAACAAAAATTAAAACATATGTTCAAAAATTACAAAATAAAAATTTATATACAAAAAAATCAATATTTAGTATCGTTCGTAGATCTTTATATCTGATTTATGAAGAAGATACTTATCAAAAAAATTGTCTTATCAAATGGTTAAAAAAAAAATATAAAATAGAACAAGATAATTATTCTTCACATTTGTATAGTATTTCTGAACAATCTAGATTAACTTCTACAGAAGTTTTTCCTATATATAAAGAAAATATAAAAAATAAAGTAGATGGAAGAATTGTTTTAAGAGAAAATTTTGATAAATTATTAGAACTATATCCTGATTTATTAATTTTTGGTGAAGATGTTGGTAAAATTGGAGATGTTAATCAAGGATTAGAAGGACTTCAAAAAAAATATGGAGAAATACGTATTTTTGATACTGGAATTCGTGAATCTACTATAGTCGGACAAGGAATTGGTCTTGCTATGCGTGGACTTCGTCCTATAGTTGAAATTCAATATATAGATTATTTATTATATGCCTTACAAATTATGAGTGATGATTTAGCTTGTTTACAATATAGAACAAAAGGAGGGCAAAAATCTCCTGTTATTATTAGAACTAGAGGACATCGTTTAGAGGGAATATGGCATTCTGGATCTCCTATGGGAGGTATTATTAATTATTTAAGAGGACTTTTAGTCCTGGTTCCAAGAAATATGGTAAAAGCTGCTGGATTTTATAATAATTTATTAGATAGAGATGATCCTGCATTAGTTATTGAATGTTTAAATGGTTATAGAATAAAAGAAAAATTACCAGAAAATTTAGGTTATTTTAAAACTCCAATTGGAATAGTAGAAATTACTAGAAAAGGAAAAGATATCACAATTGTTACTTATGGATCTACATGGAGAATTGTTCATGAAGCAGCAGAAAAATTATTTAAAATCAAAAATATAGAATTAGAAATTATTGATTTGCAATCTCTATTACCTTTTGATATTAAAAAAGATATTAAAAAAAGTTTAAAAAAAACTAATCGATTAGTAATTATCGATGAGGATGTTCCAGGGGGTGCTTCTGCTTATATTTTACAAAAAATATTAGAAGAACAAAATGGATATTATTATTTAGATTCTCCACCTGTTACTATCACTGCGAAAGAACATCGTCCTCCTTATGGATCTGATGGAGATTATTTTTCTAAACCATCTGTTGAAAATATTATAGAAAAAATATTACAAATTATGCAGTTTAATTAA
- the ndk gene encoding nucleoside-diphosphate kinase: MIYKKMGKITLSIIKPDAVKNGYTGPILFHIMKKKFKIIALKMTSISKTLAIKFYEKHKKNSYFESLVKFMSSGPIISIILEKENAVKDFRMLIGDKNPINAKKGTIRKLYANSLKENAIHGSDSNENVFREYPFYFSKKEIFLNF; this comes from the coding sequence ATGATTTATAAAAAAATGGGGAAGATTACATTATCTATTATAAAACCTGATGCAGTAAAAAATGGATATACAGGTCCTATTTTATTTCATATCATGAAAAAAAAATTTAAAATAATAGCATTAAAAATGACTTCTATTTCAAAAACATTAGCTATAAAATTTTATGAAAAACATAAAAAAAATTCATATTTCGAATCTTTAGTAAAATTTATGTCTTCTGGACCTATAATATCAATTATTTTAGAAAAAGAAAATGCAGTAAAAGATTTTAGAATGTTAATAGGAGATAAAAATCCAATTAATGCAAAAAAGGGAACTATACGTAAATTATATGCAAATTCTTTAAAAGAAAATGCTATTCATGGATCAGATAGTAATGAAAATGTTTTTAGAGAATATCCATTTTATTTTTCTAAAAAAGAAATTTTTTTAAATTTTTAA
- the ffh gene encoding signal recognition particle protein, whose translation MFKYLQKKMDKALHILKGNNKITEINVTATLKEIRRTLIDADVNYKIAKTFIQKIKEKSIGKKVLTSLNPKQLIIKIIYDELVLLMGGKNKEINISKNPSIILICGLQGSGKTSFSSKLAFFLKKKNKKPLLVAADIHRPAAIDQLKIIADKVDIPVFFLKENKNIIEIIKKSFLYANEKKCNVIIIDTAGRLAIDKIMMNEIETIYRYSKPDETLFVVDAMTGQDAINTVQIFSKVLNFDGIVMTKLDGDSRGGAAITMSSVVGKPIKFISNGEKIENIEIFYPERIANRILGMGDIVTLVEKVQEQFNEEKTKKIYRKISKNRFNFEDLFEQIKKIKKIGSIKNIMSMIPGMENFLDKKKEKKDSFKEIESIILSMTPYERHHPTLFSNSNRKNRISKGSGIPLKEINLFLKQFDKINKIMKTMNHNSGSEIIKNFLSKMIN comes from the coding sequence ATGTTTAAATATTTACAAAAAAAAATGGATAAAGCTCTTCATATTTTGAAGGGAAATAATAAAATAACGGAAATTAATGTTACAGCGACTCTTAAAGAAATTCGTAGAACTCTTATTGATGCAGATGTAAATTATAAAATTGCTAAAACTTTTATTCAAAAAATAAAAGAAAAATCAATTGGTAAAAAAGTTTTGACTTCTTTAAATCCAAAACAATTAATTATTAAAATTATATATGATGAATTAGTTTTATTAATGGGTGGGAAAAATAAAGAAATTAATATATCCAAAAATCCTTCTATTATTTTAATTTGTGGATTACAGGGAAGTGGAAAAACTTCTTTTTCTTCTAAACTTGCTTTTTTTTTAAAAAAAAAAAATAAAAAACCTTTATTAGTTGCTGCAGATATTCATCGTCCTGCTGCAATAGATCAATTAAAAATAATTGCAGATAAAGTTGATATTCCTGTTTTCTTTTTAAAAGAGAATAAAAATATAATAGAAATTATTAAAAAGTCTTTTTTATATGCTAATGAAAAAAAATGCAATGTGATTATTATTGATACTGCAGGTAGATTGGCTATTGATAAAATAATGATGAATGAAATTGAAACAATTTATCGATATTCTAAACCAGATGAAACTTTATTTGTAGTGGATGCAATGACGGGACAAGATGCTATTAATACTGTTCAAATATTTTCTAAAGTTTTAAATTTTGATGGAATAGTAATGACTAAATTAGATGGTGATAGTAGAGGTGGAGCAGCTATTACTATGTCTAGTGTAGTTGGTAAACCTATTAAATTCATTAGTAATGGTGAAAAAATAGAAAATATAGAAATTTTTTATCCAGAAAGAATAGCTAATAGAATTTTAGGAATGGGGGATATCGTTACTTTAGTAGAGAAAGTACAAGAACAATTTAATGAAGAAAAAACTAAAAAAATTTATAGAAAGATTTCAAAAAATCGTTTTAATTTTGAGGATTTATTTGAACAAATTAAAAAAATAAAAAAAATAGGTAGTATAAAAAATATTATGTCTATGATTCCTGGAATGGAAAATTTTTTGGATAAAAAAAAGGAAAAAAAAGATTCTTTTAAAGAAATAGAATCTATTATATTATCTATGACTCCTTATGAAAGACATCATCCTACCTTATTTTCTAATAGCAATAGAAAAAATAGAATATCAAAAGGATCTGGGATTCCTTTAAAAGAAATTAATCTTTTTTTAAAACAATTTGATAAAATTAATAAAATAATGAAAACAATGAATCATAATTCAGGATCTGAAATTATAAAAAATTTTTTATCCAAAATGATTAATTAA
- a CDS encoding branched-chain amino acid aminotransferase, protein MKIKKTLHSRINEMNFNNISFGNHYSDHMFTSECRNGKWINAIIKPFGNMIFSPISLVFHYGQAVFEGMKAYKDKKEEVFLFRPEENFKRINKSAKRLSMPKIPKYIFMDGLKKLIDIDRNWVPKNYGQSLYIRPFFIATEGILSAKPSNNYLFIIISTPADDNYYKKPLKIKIEEKYSRSTLGGIGFTKAAGNYASSFYPTKLAKEEGFDQLLWTDSYTHTIIEESGTMNVFFWLKNKLITPKFNENILSGITCNSLLSLAQKEGIDIIEKDLKVSEIIDGFKKGELKEAFGCGTAVVVNYFKTISYKRENFFLPDLPDEERISLLLKKRLLDIQHNLSEDPFGWRLQLKRLL, encoded by the coding sequence ATGAAAATAAAAAAAACTTTACATTCCAGGATTAATGAAATGAATTTTAATAATATTTCTTTTGGAAATCATTATTCTGATCATATGTTTACTTCAGAATGTAGAAATGGAAAATGGATAAATGCTATTATTAAACCATTTGGAAATATGATTTTTTCTCCTATATCATTAGTTTTTCATTATGGACAAGCGGTTTTTGAAGGAATGAAAGCTTATAAAGATAAAAAAGAAGAAGTATTTTTATTTCGTCCAGAAGAAAATTTTAAAAGAATAAATAAATCTGCTAAACGTTTATCAATGCCAAAAATTCCAAAATATATTTTTATGGATGGGTTAAAAAAATTAATAGATATAGATAGAAATTGGGTTCCTAAAAATTATGGACAATCTTTATATATTCGTCCTTTTTTTATTGCTACAGAAGGAATTTTGTCTGCTAAACCTTCTAATAATTATTTATTTATAATTATATCTACGCCTGCAGATGATAATTATTATAAAAAACCTTTAAAAATAAAAATAGAAGAAAAATATAGTAGGTCTACTTTAGGAGGAATAGGGTTTACTAAAGCAGCTGGGAATTATGCCTCTTCTTTTTATCCAACTAAATTAGCAAAAGAAGAAGGTTTTGATCAACTTTTATGGACAGATTCTTATACTCATACTATTATTGAAGAATCTGGAACGATGAATGTTTTTTTTTGGTTAAAAAATAAATTAATTACTCCAAAATTTAATGAAAATATCTTAAGTGGGATTACTTGTAATAGTCTTCTTTCTTTAGCTCAAAAAGAAGGAATAGATATAATAGAAAAAGATTTAAAAGTTTCAGAAATAATAGATGGATTCAAGAAAGGAGAATTAAAAGAAGCTTTTGGTTGTGGGACAGCAGTAGTCGTTAATTATTTTAAAACAATTAGTTATAAAAGAGAAAATTTTTTTTTACCTGATCTTCCAGATGAAGAAAGGATATCTCTTTTATTAAAAAAAAGATTATTAGATATACAACATAATTTATCAGAAGATCCTTTTGGATGGAGATTACAATTAAAAAGATTATTATAA
- the argS gene encoding arginine--tRNA ligase, whose protein sequence is MYDDFQSIEKITKKGLYILYKLKNFKKLNFQFTNKKHVGDITLILFPLSKILKTPVENIGKKIGFYVQKKLKNHINFSIIGGFLNFIFKDSYYLYLLKKMLNNNFYDLKFTSKNIIVEYSSPNANKPLHLGHIRNILIGSSISKILNMVGHKVKKIQIINDRGIHICKSMITWMKIGEGKTPDHVGMKGDHFVGKYYYLFDKLYHQEIKNKKEKNSNNVPILNEARILLKKWESGDCYTRNIWKKMNQWVYDGFKETYQKLGIKFDQIEYESKIYDIGKKIIKNGLKKGIFFQKKDGSIWIDLMKEGFNQKLLLRSDETSVYITQDIGTAIERFKKYRIDQLIYIVGKEQDYHFKVLFRILKRLGYLWVKKLIHLSYGMVDLPSGQMKSRKGNIIDADSFILEMYSIAKKYFFKKNEKKQDKYYEKIAIGAIKYYFLQVDPKKKIIFNPKKSIDFKGKTGTYIQYTYSRIRSLERNFLDLCLLTNKDWFNTKLDIYEKNMIKIIQKYPLILKKSSINLNPSLIANYIYEVSKIFNHLYQNKKIINPLNIIHSNVCMNIIHITGNILKSGMSLLGIKMLDSM, encoded by the coding sequence ATGTATGATGATTTTCAATCTATAGAAAAAATTACTAAAAAAGGTCTATATATTTTATATAAATTAAAAAATTTTAAAAAATTAAATTTTCAATTTACTAATAAAAAACATGTAGGAGATATTACTTTAATTTTATTTCCTTTATCAAAAATTTTGAAAACCCCTGTAGAAAATATAGGAAAAAAAATTGGATTTTATGTACAAAAAAAATTAAAAAATCATATAAATTTTTCTATTATTGGAGGTTTTTTAAATTTTATTTTTAAAGATAGTTATTATCTTTATCTACTTAAAAAAATGTTAAATAATAATTTTTATGATTTAAAATTTACCTCTAAAAATATTATAGTAGAATACTCTTCTCCTAATGCAAATAAACCTCTTCATTTAGGTCATATTAGAAATATTTTGATTGGTTCTTCTATATCAAAAATATTAAATATGGTAGGACATAAAGTAAAAAAAATTCAAATTATTAATGATAGAGGAATACATATATGTAAATCTATGATTACTTGGATGAAAATCGGAGAAGGAAAAACACCTGATCATGTAGGAATGAAAGGAGATCATTTTGTAGGAAAATATTATTATTTATTTGATAAATTATATCATCAAGAAATTAAAAATAAAAAAGAAAAAAATAGTAATAATGTTCCTATTTTAAATGAAGCTAGAATATTATTAAAAAAATGGGAATCTGGTGACTGTTATACTAGAAATATATGGAAAAAAATGAATCAATGGGTTTATGATGGATTTAAAGAAACTTATCAAAAATTAGGAATAAAATTTGATCAAATAGAATATGAAAGTAAGATTTATGATATTGGAAAAAAAATTATCAAAAACGGTTTAAAAAAAGGAATTTTTTTTCAAAAAAAAGATGGATCTATTTGGATTGATTTAATGAAAGAAGGTTTTAATCAAAAACTATTATTACGTTCTGATGAAACTTCCGTATATATAACCCAAGATATAGGAACGGCTATAGAACGTTTTAAAAAATATCGTATAGACCAATTAATTTATATTGTAGGAAAAGAACAAGATTATCATTTTAAAGTTCTTTTCAGGATATTAAAACGTTTAGGATATTTATGGGTTAAAAAATTAATACATCTTTCTTATGGAATGGTAGATTTACCAAGTGGTCAAATGAAATCTAGAAAAGGAAATATTATCGATGCAGATAGTTTTATATTAGAAATGTATTCTATTGCAAAAAAATATTTTTTTAAAAAAAATGAAAAAAAACAAGATAAATATTATGAAAAAATAGCTATAGGAGCTATAAAATATTATTTTCTTCAAGTCGATCCTAAAAAAAAAATTATTTTTAATCCTAAAAAATCTATAGATTTTAAAGGAAAAACAGGAACTTATATTCAATATACTTATTCTAGAATTCGTTCTTTAGAACGAAATTTTTTAGATTTATGTTTATTAACTAATAAAGATTGGTTTAATACAAAATTAGATATATATGAAAAAAATATGATTAAAATTATTCAAAAATATCCATTAATTTTAAAAAAATCATCAATTAATTTAAATCCGTCATTAATAGCAAATTACATATATGAAGTATCTAAAATTTTTAATCATTTATATCAAAATAAAAAAATAATTAATCCTTTAAATATTATTCATAGTAATGTTTGTATGAATATTATTCATATAACAGGAAATATTTTAAAATCTGGAATGAGTTTATTAGGCATAAAAATGCTTGATAGTATGTAA
- a CDS encoding glycerol-3-phosphate dehydrogenase/oxidase has product MMKGFLNRDRFLSILEKINIWDIVIIGGGATGLGISLDSASRGYKTLLLEQSDFSKGTSSRSTKLVHGGIRYLAQGNIKLVYEALKERGLLLKNAPHLVKKQRFIIPIFNYRMGFLYWMGLKSYEWLSGSLSFGKTQFLSKSKILKIFPEIKPNNLKGGILYYDGQFDDSRLAINLAQTSVKKGGILLNYFKVKNLKKIGNKISGVIAYDLENKKKYTICSKTVINATGVFSDSILKMDDHTWPMFIKPSQGTHIILNKSFFSSSNTAIVIPKTSDGRILFSIPWYDHVLIGTTDTFLNKIIMDPHPLEEEIDFILHNFNQYFLYNPKKNDILSAFSGLRPLVIPTNLSYNKKTKDISRSHKLMISPSGLITIIGGKWTTYRKMAEETVNKAIKIGKLNKKLSLTKEIRIYGSISSSNYNQSSHWNKYGVDEDNIKKLIKENPVWGDPLISKYPYYCIKAEIIWMVRYEMARTIEDVLARRLRFLFLNAKIAIKIAPIVASLMAQELSRDKTWEKSQVSAFKKLAKKYYYPII; this is encoded by the coding sequence ATGATGAAAGGTTTTTTAAATAGAGATAGATTTTTAAGTATTTTAGAAAAAATTAATATTTGGGATATTGTTATTATTGGAGGGGGAGCTACAGGATTAGGAATTTCTTTAGATTCCGCTTCTAGAGGATATAAAACTCTTCTTTTAGAACAATCGGATTTTTCGAAAGGAACTTCTAGTCGTAGTACAAAATTAGTTCATGGGGGTATTCGATATTTAGCTCAAGGAAATATTAAATTAGTTTATGAAGCATTAAAAGAAAGAGGTCTTTTATTAAAAAATGCTCCTCATTTAGTAAAAAAACAACGATTTATTATTCCTATTTTCAATTATAGAATGGGTTTTTTATATTGGATGGGATTAAAATCTTATGAATGGTTATCTGGATCATTAAGTTTTGGAAAAACTCAATTTTTATCAAAAAGTAAAATATTAAAAATATTTCCTGAAATAAAACCAAATAACCTAAAAGGAGGTATTTTATATTATGATGGTCAATTTGATGATTCTCGTTTAGCTATAAATTTAGCCCAAACTAGTGTAAAAAAAGGAGGAATTTTATTAAATTATTTTAAAGTAAAAAATCTTAAAAAAATAGGAAATAAAATATCTGGAGTCATTGCTTATGATCTTGAAAATAAAAAAAAATATACTATTTGTTCTAAAACAGTGATTAATGCGACTGGAGTTTTTTCTGATTCTATTTTAAAAATGGATGATCATACATGGCCAATGTTTATAAAACCTAGTCAAGGAACACATATTATATTAAATAAATCTTTTTTTAGTAGTTCAAATACGGCTATTGTTATTCCAAAAACTTCTGATGGAAGAATTTTATTTAGTATACCATGGTATGATCATGTTTTAATTGGAACTACAGATACTTTTTTAAATAAAATTATTATGGATCCTCATCCATTAGAAGAAGAAATAGATTTTATTTTACATAATTTTAACCAATATTTTTTATATAATCCTAAAAAAAATGATATTTTAAGTGCATTTTCTGGTTTACGGCCCCTAGTAATTCCTACAAATTTATCTTATAATAAAAAAACTAAAGATATTTCTAGATCACATAAATTGATGATTAGTCCTTCTGGTTTAATTACTATAATAGGAGGTAAATGGACGACTTATAGAAAAATGGCGGAAGAAACTGTTAATAAAGCTATTAAAATAGGGAAATTAAATAAAAAACTTTCTTTAACAAAAGAAATTAGAATTTATGGATCTATTTCTTCATCTAATTATAATCAATCTTCTCATTGGAATAAATATGGAGTAGACGAAGATAATATTAAAAAATTAATTAAGGAGAATCCTGTATGGGGAGATCCATTAATTTCTAAATATCCTTATTATTGTATTAAAGCAGAAATTATATGGATGGTACGTTATGAAATGGCTAGAACCATTGAAGATGTTTTGGCAAGAAGATTACGTTTTTTATTTTTAAATGCAAAAATAGCAATAAAGATAGCACCAATAGTAGCATCATTAATGGCACAAGAACTTTCTAGAGATAAAACGTGGGAAAAATCACAAGTATCTGCTTTTAAAAAATTAGCTAAAAAATATTATTATCCAATTATTTAA
- the glpK gene encoding glycerol kinase GlpK, with the protein MFMKKYVLSLDQGTTSSRAIIFNKKGNIISVAQREFTQIYPYPGWVEHNAEEIWSTQASVALEAILKANLSGDNIISIGITNQRETTVVWDKITGEPIFNAIVWQDRRTSNYCDFLKKEGFTEMIIKKTGLIIDPYFSATKIKWILENIPEARKKANSGILAFGTIDSWLIWNLTGKKNHVTDVTNASRTMLFNIHTLSWDQDLIKLFDIPKNMLPEVKSSSEIFGYTTGSILSHKIPISGIAGDQQAALFGQMCTKIGMVKNTYGTGCFMLMNVGDKPVFSKNNLITTIAWKINNKVQYALEGSVFIAGAVVQWLRDGLGLLLSSNEAEKLAVSVDNTEGLYMVPAFSGLGAPYWDQKARGTIVGITRGTTSAHFVRAALESIAFQNMDVLKAMEADSGISIQELRVDGGATVNKLLMQFQSDILNVKVVKSKISELTAAGAAYLSGLAVNYWTSFEDIQDKWKLEQVFEPKKMSSRLERIKGWEKAIKTTRSWSNEF; encoded by the coding sequence ATGTTTATGAAAAAATATGTGCTATCATTAGATCAGGGAACTACTAGTTCTAGAGCTATTATTTTTAATAAAAAAGGAAATATTATTTCCGTAGCTCAAAGAGAATTTACACAAATTTATCCTTATCCTGGATGGGTAGAACATAATGCAGAAGAAATATGGTCTACACAAGCTTCAGTAGCTTTAGAAGCTATATTAAAAGCAAACTTATCAGGAGATAATATTATTTCAATAGGAATTACTAATCAAAGAGAAACTACTGTAGTATGGGATAAAATAACGGGAGAACCTATTTTTAATGCTATCGTTTGGCAAGATAGACGTACATCTAATTATTGTGATTTTCTTAAAAAAGAAGGATTCACTGAAATGATTATAAAAAAAACAGGTCTTATTATCGATCCATATTTTTCTGCTACAAAAATTAAATGGATATTAGAAAATATTCCAGAAGCTAGAAAAAAAGCAAATTCTGGAATATTAGCTTTTGGAACTATTGATTCCTGGTTAATATGGAATTTAACTGGGAAAAAAAATCATGTAACAGATGTGACTAATGCTTCTCGTACAATGCTTTTTAATATTCATACACTAAGTTGGGATCAAGATTTAATTAAATTGTTTGATATTCCAAAAAATATGCTTCCAGAAGTGAAATCATCTAGTGAAATTTTTGGTTATACTACAGGTAGTATTCTTTCTCATAAAATTCCTATATCTGGAATTGCAGGAGATCAACAAGCGGCCCTTTTTGGTCAAATGTGTACTAAAATTGGAATGGTAAAAAATACTTATGGAACGGGTTGTTTTATGTTAATGAATGTTGGAGATAAACCTGTTTTTTCTAAAAATAATTTAATAACAACTATTGCTTGGAAAATTAATAATAAAGTTCAATATGCTTTAGAAGGGAGTGTTTTTATTGCCGGAGCGGTTGTACAATGGTTGAGAGATGGATTAGGTCTCCTTTTATCTTCTAATGAAGCAGAAAAACTTGCTGTTTCTGTAGATAATACAGAAGGATTATATATGGTGCCAGCTTTTTCTGGATTAGGGGCTCCTTATTGGGATCAAAAAGCTAGAGGAACTATTGTAGGAATTACTAGGGGGACTACTTCTGCTCATTTTGTACGTGCAGCTTTAGAAAGTATAGCTTTTCAAAATATGGATGTATTAAAAGCAATGGAAGCAGATTCTGGAATTTCTATACAAGAACTTCGTGTTGATGGAGGAGCTACGGTTAATAAATTATTAATGCAATTTCAATCTGATATTTTAAATGTGAAAGTCGTTAAATCAAAAATTTCTGAACTTACAGCAGCAGGTGCTGCTTATTTATCTGGATTAGCTGTAAATTATTGGACTAGTTTTGAAGATATTCAAGATAAGTGGAAATTAGAACAGGTTTTTGAACCAAAAAAAATGTCAAGTCGTTTGGAAAGAATTAAAGGTTGGGAAAAAGCAATAAAAACTACTCGTTCTTGGTCAAATGAATTTTAG